One stretch of candidate division KSB1 bacterium DNA includes these proteins:
- a CDS encoding T9SS type A sorting domain-containing protein → MTHRPEWTRQRNSFTIQEQTSFPAVNKITSTSFGDGTAFDKHTPLGFRVVQNVYEFKNSRFGLLHYEISLAENAEPLEGVYVGFWADIDAPDYPDRSSPANDKVGKVFNDKAAFIFDGETEATEIPLLGAMILGIEAPMVSYWKAGDDPNDDEQRYAYLQGNTPGTTGTGDYRILLSYGPFPLVAGETIQLSVVIVQAPELADFEDNLSDAAEFHGEELGFAALKKRAASLFPTRTSDNVLPRDFALHANFPNPFNPNTQIQFDLKEAVDVNLAIYNGNGQLVRTLVNGFFAAGAYTTTWEGLDNHGRQLPSGVYFYKMSAGVFQAQRKLLLLK, encoded by the coding sequence ATGACCCACCGGCCGGAATGGACCCGGCAACGAAACTCATTTACAATACAAGAGCAAACCTCTTTTCCGGCGGTGAATAAAATAACTTCAACATCCTTCGGAGACGGGACTGCCTTCGATAAACACACACCATTAGGATTTCGGGTGGTGCAAAATGTATACGAATTCAAGAATTCCCGCTTCGGATTGCTGCATTATGAAATCTCCCTGGCGGAAAATGCCGAGCCCCTGGAAGGCGTCTATGTCGGATTTTGGGCGGACATCGATGCGCCGGATTATCCGGACCGCAGCTCACCGGCTAACGACAAGGTCGGCAAAGTTTTCAACGATAAAGCCGCTTTTATTTTTGATGGCGAAACAGAAGCCACAGAGATCCCTTTACTGGGCGCCATGATTTTAGGGATCGAAGCGCCTATGGTTTCTTATTGGAAAGCCGGCGACGATCCCAATGATGACGAGCAGCGTTATGCCTACCTGCAGGGCAACACGCCCGGCACAACCGGAACAGGCGATTACCGCATCCTGTTGAGTTACGGACCGTTCCCGCTTGTTGCCGGCGAAACGATCCAGCTGTCCGTGGTTATTGTGCAGGCGCCGGAACTGGCGGATTTTGAAGACAATCTTTCCGATGCGGCGGAATTCCACGGCGAAGAATTGGGATTCGCAGCGCTTAAAAAACGAGCCGCATCTCTTTTCCCGACCCGAACTTCGGACAACGTTTTACCCCGGGATTTTGCACTTCATGCCAATTTCCCGAATCCGTTTAACCCCAACACGCAAATTCAGTTTGATCTTAAAGAAGCGGTCGATGTCAACCTGGCGATTTATAACGGCAATGGCCAATTGGTGCGAACCCTGGTGAATGGTTTTTTTGCAGCCGGCGCTTATACCACAACATGGGAAGGGCTGGATAACCATGGCCGGCAGCTTCCCAGTGGCGTCTACTTTTATAAAATGTCGGCGGGCGTCTTTCAAGCACAGCGTAAGCTTTTGCTGTTGAAGTAA
- a CDS encoding TIGR03663 family protein, whose amino-acid sequence MKSILNFKLLFLIIIGIALCFRLPQLHIRPMHGDEAVHAIKFGELLEKGVYNYDPLEYHGPTLNYFTLIPAWFLSQQTLTDVSETTLRIVAVFFGVCLIVMLLFFLDGFSRPVILFAALFSAISPAMSFYSRYYIQEMLLVCFTFGAIACGFRYWKSKRLIWAIFLGVFLGLMHATKETFVLQLGAMLLAILLMLLNDHRLNLKTLKKIHPWHVLTLSLIFVFTSGLFYSSFFTNPTGILDSMLTYKSYVARGAESGIHFHPWYYYLKMLLFSKYGNGPVWSEAFVLILAIWGLITIFVKGKKIPNNNLLRFLAFYTIILTGFYSIIPYKTPWNLLGFYQGMILLAAIGTAEILKVVTKTQKWIVYSILIVCCAHLAWQSYLANFKYYAEPTNPYVYAHPTKDILAISDRVIEIANLYPDGLETTIQVIAPNDDYWPLPWYLRSLSNVGWWNEIDEQFPSAPIILASPVVEEKLLEKLYLLPPPGQRNLYVPLFDSTMELRPQIELRGYVVNDLWMRYQQSK is encoded by the coding sequence ATGAAATCTATCCTAAATTTTAAGCTTCTTTTCCTGATAATAATTGGTATTGCACTTTGTTTTCGTTTGCCGCAATTACACATTCGACCCATGCATGGCGACGAAGCGGTTCATGCGATCAAATTTGGCGAACTTCTTGAAAAGGGCGTTTATAATTATGATCCTTTAGAATACCATGGGCCGACGCTCAACTATTTCACCTTAATTCCGGCCTGGTTTCTTTCACAGCAAACTTTAACTGATGTCTCTGAAACTACTCTTCGAATTGTAGCAGTATTCTTCGGAGTCTGTCTAATTGTTATGCTGCTGTTTTTTTTAGATGGATTCAGCCGCCCTGTAATCCTGTTCGCAGCGCTCTTCTCTGCAATTTCTCCTGCCATGAGTTTTTACAGCCGGTATTACATCCAGGAAATGTTGCTGGTTTGCTTCACCTTCGGAGCGATCGCTTGTGGATTTCGATATTGGAAAAGTAAAAGACTTATTTGGGCAATTTTTCTGGGTGTTTTTCTTGGGCTTATGCATGCAACCAAAGAGACATTCGTACTTCAATTAGGCGCCATGTTGTTAGCCATTTTACTCATGCTTTTAAATGATCATAGATTGAATTTGAAAACATTAAAAAAAATCCATCCATGGCATGTTTTAACATTATCGTTGATTTTTGTATTTACTTCGGGACTTTTTTACTCTTCCTTTTTCACAAATCCGACTGGTATTCTTGATTCAATGTTGACTTATAAATCTTATGTTGCTCGCGGGGCAGAAAGCGGCATCCATTTTCATCCCTGGTACTATTATCTCAAAATGCTGCTATTCTCAAAATATGGGAATGGACCGGTATGGTCAGAAGCATTCGTTTTGATTTTAGCAATTTGGGGATTGATAACAATTTTTGTTAAAGGGAAGAAAATACCAAACAATAACCTGTTGCGCTTCCTGGCTTTTTACACAATCATCTTAACAGGTTTTTATTCTATTATCCCTTATAAAACGCCTTGGAATCTATTGGGATTCTACCAAGGTATGATTTTGTTAGCGGCAATAGGAACAGCTGAAATTTTGAAAGTAGTGACTAAGACTCAAAAATGGATTGTTTACTCAATTCTAATTGTCTGTTGTGCTCACTTAGCCTGGCAAAGTTACCTGGCAAATTTTAAATATTATGCCGAGCCAACAAATCCTTACGTGTATGCTCATCCTACCAAAGATATTTTGGCAATTTCCGACAGAGTTATTGAAATTGCAAATTTATACCCTGATGGATTAGAAACAACCATTCAGGTTATCGCTCCGAATGATGATTATTGGCCTTTACCCTGGTATTTAAGATCTTTATCTAATGTGGGTTGGTGGAATGAAATCGATGAACAATTCCCTTCTGCTCCCATTATTTTGGCTTCGCCAGTTGTTGAGGAAAAACTCCTGGAAAAACTTTACCTGCTCCCCCCTCCAGGTCAACGTAACCTTTACGTTCCTCTTTTTGATTCAACCATGGAATTGCGGCCGCAAATAGAATTGCGTGGATACGTAGTGAACGATTTGTGGATGAGATATCAACAGAGTAAGTAA
- a CDS encoding glycosyltransferase yields the protein MDLSIIIPAFNENKKITNDIQAVEKFLIENRISGEIIIVDDGSTDETSQTARKVTTSEVVVTKVIRNENHRGKGFAVRSGIVSSSGNYVMFADSGNCIPFEFALTGLQWLKDDICDIAHGSRKLPESRVAKPWVWYRKIYSIVFRRILILFLKIPQWLSDTQCGFKLYRGDVARQLFKECKSNGFMFDVEIILRAIQSEFRIKEFNVQWTSDADSRLSLLKNAFPILLELLSIKRMASRGFKQDGEGKSY from the coding sequence ATGGATTTATCAATCATCATTCCTGCATTTAATGAAAACAAAAAAATTACTAACGACATCCAAGCTGTAGAAAAATTCTTGATAGAAAACCGTATTTCCGGAGAAATTATCATCGTGGATGATGGAAGTACTGATGAAACATCCCAAACGGCACGAAAGGTTACTACCTCTGAGGTGGTGGTTACAAAAGTCATTCGCAATGAGAATCATAGGGGTAAAGGCTTTGCAGTGCGAAGTGGTATAGTCTCATCGAGTGGCAATTACGTCATGTTCGCCGATAGTGGTAACTGCATACCTTTTGAGTTTGCATTGACCGGGTTGCAATGGCTCAAAGATGACATTTGTGATATTGCACATGGATCGAGAAAACTTCCTGAAAGCAGGGTTGCAAAACCATGGGTTTGGTACAGGAAAATCTATTCAATTGTTTTTCGAAGGATTTTAATCCTTTTCCTTAAAATTCCCCAATGGTTATCAGATACGCAATGTGGTTTTAAACTGTATCGTGGAGATGTGGCGAGACAGTTGTTTAAAGAATGCAAAAGTAATGGTTTTATGTTTGATGTAGAAATAATTTTACGGGCAATCCAATCAGAATTCCGAATCAAAGAATTTAATGTTCAATGGACCAGCGATGCGGATAGTCGATTGTCTTTACTGAAAAATGCTTTTCCCATTTTGTTAGAGCTACTTTCTATTAAGCGCATGGCAAGCAGGGGGTTTAAGCAGGATGGTGAAGGAAAATCATACTAA
- a CDS encoding antibiotic biosynthesis monooxygenase translates to MFMRILQVRVNLSTLAQFRDFYHDTIIPELQKLPGCLFAGLNQSGRNPEEFISLTFWESQKYSENYEKSGVYEDLVEIVRPYLAEAVEWKIHLSENLELEYKPVPEEPIVKQFNVTTQTEAVPPLKEDNARMYVRIVSLQIESGKTNEFKILYNEEILPVLKLTHGCLYAYLTENLQSKREYISVTVWDSKEDADRYEQSGRFQELVDRVKHTFSKLYQWKMVLETDFSKSVQTNDDLTVKHFNMIAGKNFIK, encoded by the coding sequence ATGTTTATGCGTATCCTTCAAGTAAGAGTAAATCTCAGTACTTTGGCTCAGTTTCGTGATTTTTATCATGACACGATTATACCTGAACTACAAAAGCTGCCCGGTTGTCTCTTTGCAGGTCTAAATCAAAGTGGACGAAATCCGGAGGAATTTATTTCATTGACATTTTGGGAATCTCAGAAATATTCTGAAAACTATGAAAAAAGCGGAGTGTATGAAGACCTGGTTGAAATAGTCAGACCCTATTTAGCAGAAGCTGTCGAGTGGAAAATTCATCTGTCCGAAAACCTGGAACTGGAATACAAACCCGTTCCGGAAGAACCCATTGTAAAGCAATTTAATGTGACCACTCAAACAGAAGCGGTTCCCCCGTTGAAAGAGGATAATGCCCGCATGTATGTTCGAATCGTATCGCTACAAATTGAAAGCGGGAAAACTAACGAATTCAAAATCCTGTATAACGAAGAAATTCTCCCTGTTTTAAAATTAACCCATGGATGTCTATATGCCTATTTAACGGAAAACCTTCAGAGTAAGAGAGAATACATATCGGTTACTGTGTGGGATAGTAAGGAAGATGCGGACAGATATGAGCAAAGCGGTCGCTTTCAGGAATTGGTGGATCGTGTTAAACACACGTTTTCCAAATTATATCAATGGAAAATGGTGCTGGAAACAGATTTTAGCAAAAGTGTACAGACCAACGATGATTTGACTGTAAAACATTTTAATATGATTGCAGGAAAAAATTTTATAAAGTGA
- the alr gene encoding alanine racemase, with product MSNFNRRNFFQLSGAAAAGLAVSGYEAVASIPTNQPKNPTDPWLEIDLKNMGWNLNQIRKKVNNRPVMAVIKANAYGHGLVKVGKYLESQSVAFLAVGKFQEALSLRENEVKTPILNFGSFSNHEAEEMVRNNISQSIYTDDFKLLSAAARKQNKTAKVHIKMDTGLGRIGVPYYKALHFIEKVAVSDGIKIEGIFTPLTEDEEFDKAQLQRFLEVCESAKKKGIPLGLRHMASSAGVISSPETYLDMVRPGIAIYGQYPSTREYKARNIDLRPVMTLKTRVMYVKTLRPGDSVSYHKAFLAIEDTPVATLSIGYSDGYPNQAAGKAEVLLHGKRWPSVALVTSNHMTINISGSKDIKIGDEVVLFGKQGDNKIAAEELAAWAGTSVYKILIWMNPLLPREFL from the coding sequence ATGTCTAATTTTAATCGAAGGAACTTTTTTCAATTATCAGGCGCCGCTGCTGCCGGTTTAGCAGTTTCGGGATACGAAGCCGTAGCCTCTATTCCTACAAACCAGCCAAAAAATCCAACCGATCCCTGGCTGGAAATCGATTTAAAAAACATGGGCTGGAATTTAAATCAAATCAGGAAGAAGGTAAACAATCGACCAGTGATGGCGGTTATCAAAGCGAATGCCTATGGTCATGGTTTGGTGAAAGTAGGAAAATACCTGGAAAGCCAAAGCGTTGCTTTTTTGGCAGTCGGCAAATTTCAAGAAGCTTTGTCACTGCGAGAGAACGAAGTTAAAACACCTATATTAAATTTTGGTTCTTTTTCAAATCATGAAGCTGAAGAGATGGTTCGAAACAACATTTCACAATCCATTTATACGGATGATTTTAAATTACTTTCCGCGGCTGCTAGAAAGCAGAATAAAACCGCAAAAGTACACATCAAGATGGATACAGGGTTAGGTCGAATCGGCGTTCCGTATTACAAAGCTTTACACTTTATTGAGAAAGTCGCAGTTTCGGATGGCATCAAGATCGAAGGAATTTTTACGCCTCTCACCGAGGATGAAGAATTTGATAAAGCCCAATTACAACGATTTTTGGAAGTGTGCGAATCCGCAAAAAAGAAGGGGATTCCCCTCGGTCTGCGTCACATGGCCAGCAGCGCCGGGGTAATCTCTTCACCCGAAACTTATCTCGATATGGTCCGCCCGGGCATCGCCATCTATGGCCAGTATCCCTCAACACGAGAGTATAAAGCACGTAATATCGACCTTCGCCCTGTTATGACTTTAAAAACCAGGGTCATGTATGTCAAAACACTTCGACCCGGAGATTCCGTTTCATACCATAAAGCCTTTCTTGCAATAGAAGATACACCGGTAGCCACTCTTTCGATTGGTTATTCCGATGGTTATCCAAACCAGGCAGCTGGTAAGGCAGAAGTGTTGCTCCATGGAAAACGTTGGCCATCTGTGGCATTGGTTACTTCAAATCACATGACCATCAACATCTCGGGTTCAAAGGATATTAAAATTGGGGATGAGGTTGTTCTATTTGGCAAACAAGGTGACAATAAAATTGCTGCCGAAGAACTGGCGGCCTGGGCGGGAACCTCTGTTTACAAAATTTTAATTTGGATGAATCCATTATTGCCGAGGGAATTCCTTTAG
- a CDS encoding Na+/H+ antiporter NhaC family protein, protein MTNNSNRIEFRGGPILSIVPLVIFIVFTVTLVIYGSPAVEGMIIACMVGISAGMLLAKDVAHYSERIFSLMANRVATVAVVCWLWAGAFSGILADSGLVEAMVWIGWKLHLTGSFFTLAVFISASLFATSVGTGLGTIVGFTAVLYPAGIVLGGNPAALMGAIFSGAALGDNLAPISDTTIISAATQETDVGGVVRSRLKYVLIAAGISSLLFLVFGGGQSNIAAAEAEKLLAETADPTGLPMLIPAVIVFVVAVSGRHFLAALTAGIVAAIVVGPITGVFPIDRVFHLTGEGSIAGTAVSGAMSLLPTAILTLLLVTIIGIMEAGGFLEILLNWLKREIAKTIRGTELAIVALISFMNICVSVNTVAMITAGPLANSLRKLHNIHPHRSANLLDTISCSFPYVLPYSATIVAAAAIQREISDRYAFVEVLDWTQEAIFFFYGLVLFPLMIIAAITGFGRKSG, encoded by the coding sequence ATGACAAATAACTCCAACCGAATCGAATTTCGTGGCGGACCGATTTTAAGTATTGTCCCTTTAGTTATATTCATCGTTTTTACGGTAACCCTGGTCATTTATGGCTCTCCCGCAGTTGAAGGAATGATCATCGCTTGTATGGTCGGCATTTCTGCCGGGATGTTATTGGCGAAAGATGTGGCCCATTACAGCGAGCGTATTTTTTCGCTTATGGCGAACAGAGTAGCGACAGTTGCCGTTGTGTGCTGGTTGTGGGCTGGCGCATTTTCCGGCATTCTCGCAGATTCCGGGTTGGTCGAAGCGATGGTGTGGATTGGCTGGAAGCTACATTTAACCGGTTCTTTTTTTACACTCGCTGTTTTTATATCTGCTTCTTTGTTTGCTACTTCGGTTGGTACAGGTTTGGGAACGATCGTTGGATTTACCGCCGTCCTGTATCCCGCCGGTATAGTTTTGGGGGGAAATCCTGCTGCATTGATGGGCGCTATCTTTAGTGGCGCTGCGCTGGGGGATAACCTGGCGCCGATCTCAGATACAACCATCATATCTGCAGCCACACAGGAAACTGATGTGGGTGGTGTGGTTCGATCGAGGCTTAAATATGTGTTGATCGCCGCCGGCATTTCATCGCTGCTTTTCCTGGTATTTGGCGGCGGTCAGTCGAATATTGCTGCTGCTGAAGCAGAGAAACTACTTGCGGAAACTGCCGATCCTACCGGTCTGCCCATGTTGATTCCAGCTGTTATTGTTTTTGTTGTTGCGGTCAGTGGTCGTCATTTCTTGGCTGCGTTAACCGCCGGTATTGTAGCAGCAATTGTAGTAGGACCTATTACCGGTGTATTTCCAATCGATCGTGTTTTCCATCTTACCGGTGAGGGCTCGATTGCTGGCACTGCAGTTAGCGGCGCTATGTCTTTGCTACCTACTGCAATTCTGACATTATTATTGGTGACCATTATCGGAATTATGGAAGCGGGTGGTTTTTTAGAAATTCTTTTAAATTGGCTTAAACGAGAGATTGCTAAAACAATACGCGGTACGGAATTAGCCATTGTTGCATTGATTTCTTTTATGAATATTTGTGTTTCGGTTAATACAGTTGCAATGATAACTGCTGGTCCTTTAGCGAACTCCTTAAGAAAATTGCATAACATCCATCCCCATCGTAGCGCAAATCTTTTGGACACCATTTCCTGTTCCTTTCCATATGTGTTGCCTTATTCGGCTACTATCGTTGCTGCTGCAGCAATCCAGCGTGAAATTTCCGACCGGTATGCCTTCGTTGAAGTATTGGATTGGACCCAGGAGGCTATTTTCTTTTTCTATGGTTTGGTTTTATTTCCCTTAATGATTATTGCTGCAATAACTGGATTTGGTAGGAAATCCGGGTAA
- the menC gene encoding o-succinylbenzoate synthase → MLQINKIIFREIQLPLKEPFQISSGTMSIRRFLLLELIDQNGITGWSECVADELPNYTPETIDTCWLAIKEWIAPRILGKNFNHPNEIHKVVDADIRGHDMAKAGIEMGAWELTAQIQGVPLSKLIGGTRDRIATGISLGIQDSPKILADKTQSCLAEGYNKIKIKIKPGKDIKFLSAVREALGMAAKIMADANNAYTLADIDILKQLDQFGLMMIEQPLAWDDIIRHATLQQQLKTPICLDESITNLEKAEDMVALGSGKIINIKPGRVGGFTSSIAIHDFCQENNIPVWCGGMLESGIGRAHNVALASLPNFVLPGDVSPSSRYWQQDIVKPEWTMDENGMVTVPLDKPGMGVEVNMDRVDNLTVRSETLHVS, encoded by the coding sequence ATGCTGCAAATAAACAAAATTATTTTTCGTGAAATTCAATTGCCTTTGAAAGAGCCGTTTCAGATATCTTCCGGAACGATGTCTATTCGGCGATTTCTTCTTCTTGAATTGATTGATCAAAACGGGATCACGGGCTGGAGTGAATGCGTCGCTGATGAACTACCCAACTACACTCCTGAAACCATCGATACTTGCTGGTTGGCCATCAAAGAATGGATAGCCCCACGTATACTGGGAAAAAACTTCAATCATCCAAACGAAATCCACAAAGTGGTCGATGCGGATATTCGCGGTCATGATATGGCAAAAGCGGGAATCGAGATGGGCGCTTGGGAACTCACTGCGCAAATCCAGGGAGTTCCATTATCCAAATTAATCGGTGGTACACGGGATCGAATTGCCACCGGAATTTCATTGGGAATTCAGGATAGCCCAAAAATATTGGCAGACAAAACACAAAGTTGTTTGGCTGAAGGGTATAATAAAATCAAAATAAAAATTAAACCAGGCAAAGATATTAAGTTTTTATCAGCTGTGCGGGAAGCCCTGGGAATGGCGGCAAAAATTATGGCAGATGCCAACAACGCTTATACACTGGCTGACATAGACATTTTGAAACAACTAGACCAATTCGGTTTAATGATGATCGAGCAACCCCTGGCATGGGATGATATCATTAGACATGCAACATTACAGCAGCAACTCAAAACACCGATTTGCCTGGATGAATCCATCACCAATCTTGAAAAGGCCGAAGACATGGTTGCACTCGGCAGCGGCAAAATCATCAATATCAAACCGGGTAGAGTTGGAGGTTTTACATCCTCTATCGCAATCCATGATTTCTGCCAGGAAAACAATATCCCCGTATGGTGCGGTGGCATGCTCGAAAGTGGAATCGGGCGGGCACATAATGTAGCACTGGCATCTTTACCGAATTTTGTTTTACCTGGGGACGTTTCGCCAAGCAGTCGTTACTGGCAACAAGATATTGTTAAACCGGAATGGACTATGGATGAGAACGGAATGGTAACTGTGCCGCTGGATAAACCTGGCATGGGGGTTGAGGTAAATATGGATCGCGTTGATAACCTGACTGTTCGCAGTGAGACGTTGCATGTGAGCTGA
- a CDS encoding GNAT family N-acetyltransferase — protein sequence MRSKITIRQLEDHREFLACETLEKDTWGQSFAECVPPSILMVSQKIGGVTAGAFNEKGELIGFVYGLTGLMDGKPVHWSHMLAVQPEYRDENLGARLKRYQADTVKKLGIETMYWTFDPLVSKNAHLNLNKLGVEIDKYVPDMYIDGNESDLHRGIGMDRFIVRWDLNKRRDTEQSSKSIEPEGNKSIVVNTKINEETKLILVEPIFVEEEFVRIEIPLDINEIQKQSLELAGQWRSNTRQSFLHYLDKNYELTGFYRDKTDRCYYILNKLY from the coding sequence ATGCGAAGTAAAATTACAATACGACAGTTAGAGGACCACCGGGAGTTTCTGGCATGTGAGACCCTTGAGAAGGATACATGGGGCCAAAGTTTTGCGGAATGTGTTCCTCCTTCAATTTTAATGGTCAGTCAGAAAATTGGCGGTGTGACTGCCGGTGCATTTAACGAAAAAGGTGAATTGATCGGGTTTGTTTACGGCTTGACCGGACTGATGGATGGAAAACCGGTTCATTGGTCACATATGTTGGCTGTTCAACCGGAATATCGGGATGAAAATTTGGGAGCTCGTCTAAAAAGATACCAGGCAGATACCGTTAAAAAACTCGGTATTGAGACAATGTATTGGACCTTCGACCCGCTTGTTAGTAAAAATGCACATCTAAATTTGAATAAACTAGGAGTGGAAATTGACAAATATGTTCCGGATATGTACATCGATGGCAATGAAAGCGATCTCCATCGTGGAATTGGTATGGACCGGTTTATTGTACGATGGGATCTCAACAAGAGACGGGATACAGAACAATCTTCTAAATCCATTGAACCTGAAGGTAATAAATCCATTGTTGTGAACACAAAAATTAATGAAGAAACAAAACTCATTCTTGTTGAACCCATTTTTGTGGAGGAGGAATTTGTCCGTATCGAAATCCCTTTGGATATCAATGAGATACAAAAACAATCTTTAGAACTGGCCGGACAATGGCGGAGCAATACCAGGCAATCATTTCTCCATTATCTTGATAAAAATTATGAACTTACTGGTTTTTATAGAGATAAAACAGATCGTTGTTATTACATATTAAATAAACTTTATTAA
- a CDS encoding DUF547 domain-containing protein has product MTLYFKSISIIVTILTLFLYPFKTSAQESSFFKATDQFLKKYVYNGLVNYQAIKKQPQEIQQLVNSLQNFDLESLPPGNTQKAFWINVYNLLVIQGVVSNYPIHSPQDVDGFFDRQRFLVAGENLTLNDIENNKIRAVYQDARIHFVLVCAAIGCPSIISNAYLPNILDSQLEERSRVTLNSDLHVRVDHSNGLVNLSELFKWYEEDFKSDGKKTTQFINPFKEGKIPENYEIRYIPYDWRLNDFINVDSATASSKQDNLQSFTPSTLLRPGNFEIKVFNNLYTQTAFFNNDGDKIDAGLRSTFFTGITTFYYGLKPNVNLGFDIFFKSVENDKPNSSPFSVFKFRSGPNTRTTIASIAPKIKISPFKQFRNLAIQTTIVIPIASDLEGSNNSSPYVDYDDLQWWTQLFYDVNLNENFLLYFESGAFLRFDKDNISLQSPVKAFLNYYPSSKTTIYFLTEYGPSWSGGSISSYYSQTGIGAKYQLRSNFEVEGLYTLFPFGKNGGAGQTYNIGFLWIR; this is encoded by the coding sequence ATGACCCTTTATTTTAAATCTATTTCAATTATTGTTACAATACTCACTCTATTCCTTTATCCATTTAAGACTTCCGCCCAGGAATCTTCATTTTTTAAAGCCACAGATCAGTTCCTTAAAAAATATGTGTATAATGGTTTGGTGAATTACCAGGCGATAAAAAAGCAGCCACAAGAAATTCAACAATTAGTCAACAGTCTACAAAATTTCGATCTCGAATCACTTCCCCCTGGAAATACTCAGAAAGCCTTTTGGATTAATGTATATAACCTGCTGGTAATCCAAGGTGTTGTTTCCAATTACCCGATCCATTCACCACAGGATGTAGACGGATTTTTTGATCGCCAAAGATTTCTTGTAGCTGGTGAAAACCTGACTTTGAATGACATCGAGAATAACAAAATTCGAGCCGTTTACCAGGATGCCAGAATACATTTTGTTTTGGTGTGTGCTGCAATCGGATGTCCCTCAATCATAAGTAACGCCTATTTGCCAAATATACTTGATTCCCAATTAGAAGAACGATCGCGGGTAACTCTCAATTCGGACTTGCATGTTCGAGTTGACCACTCTAATGGTTTGGTTAATCTTTCAGAATTATTCAAGTGGTATGAAGAGGATTTTAAAAGTGACGGCAAAAAAACAACCCAATTTATCAACCCGTTTAAAGAGGGGAAAATCCCTGAAAATTATGAGATCAGATATATACCCTATGATTGGCGATTAAACGATTTTATAAATGTGGATTCTGCTACTGCGTCTTCAAAGCAAGATAATCTGCAATCTTTTACACCCTCGACATTATTGCGGCCAGGAAATTTTGAGATCAAAGTTTTTAATAATCTTTACACACAAACCGCATTTTTCAATAACGATGGAGATAAAATTGATGCAGGTTTACGCTCTACTTTTTTTACTGGAATTACCACTTTTTATTATGGTTTGAAACCTAACGTGAACCTTGGTTTTGATATTTTCTTCAAATCCGTAGAAAATGACAAACCAAACAGTTCACCATTCTCTGTGTTTAAATTTAGATCAGGTCCCAATACCAGGACAACCATTGCTTCAATCGCACCCAAAATAAAGATTTCGCCTTTTAAGCAATTTAGAAATCTAGCTATACAGACGACAATTGTAATTCCAATAGCATCTGACCTGGAAGGAAGTAATAATAGCAGTCCTTATGTGGATTATGATGACCTGCAATGGTGGACACAATTGTTTTATGATGTAAACTTAAATGAAAATTTTCTCCTTTATTTTGAAAGCGGGGCTTTTCTGCGATTTGACAAAGACAATATTTCCTTACAATCTCCGGTGAAAGCCTTTCTGAACTACTATCCATCAAGTAAAACAACAATCTATTTTCTTACTGAATATGGGCCTAGTTGGAGTGGTGGTTCAATTTCCAGCTATTATTCTCAAACTGGTATTGGAGCAAAATATCAACTGAGATCAAACTTTGAAGTGGAGGGATTATATACCTTATTTCCGTTCGGAAAAAATGGAGGAGCAGGGCAAACATATAATATTGGTTTTCTATGGATTCGCTGA
- a CDS encoding tRNA-binding protein has translation MKTIEVAPIKPLISIDDLNKMDVRVGTIEEVEDVKGSDKLVKLIVDFGDHKRSILAGMKQERDDPREIEGKQALFIVNLVPRKMMGEVSEGMLFDIGYPDGIRPVLAIPEEQVPNGTRLG, from the coding sequence ATGAAAACAATCGAAGTGGCGCCCATAAAGCCGTTAATCTCCATTGACGATCTTAATAAAATGGATGTTCGCGTTGGAACCATTGAAGAAGTTGAAGATGTGAAAGGCTCGGATAAACTTGTAAAGCTCATCGTTGATTTTGGCGATCACAAAAGAAGCATCTTAGCCGGTATGAAACAGGAAAGAGATGATCCGCGCGAGATCGAAGGTAAGCAGGCATTGTTTATCGTGAATCTAGTCCCGAGGAAAATGATGGGTGAAGTTTCGGAAGGCATGTTGTTTGATATTGGCTACCCTGATGGCATTAGACCGGTTCTGGCAATTCCGGAGGAGCAAGTACCAAATGGAACAAGATTGGGCTAA